From one Microbacter margulisiae genomic stretch:
- a CDS encoding ATP-dependent helicase: MISLEALLDQLNENQKEAVVYNDGPSLVIAGAGSGKTRVLTFKIAYLLLNGYHPSTILALTFTNKAAREMKRRIADLVGHERARWLWMGTFHSIFSRMLRAEAERIGFTRDFTVYDASDSRSVLKSIIKEMQLDDKVYKPGLIQSRISYAKNNLITASSYETYADLLKSDAAQRIPQFSRIYAEYAYQCRKANAMDFDDMLLYANILFRDFPEVLDDYRSRFQFILVDEYQDTNLAQHIIVKRLAEIHQRIAVVGDDAQSIYSFRGANIDNILQFKSQFPNSKLFKLEQNYRSTQNIVAAANSLIQKNKAQIQKNVFSEKNKGTRIQLISALTDTEEGYLVAKEVADLYYQEHDPYSDFAILYRTNAQSRNFEEALRERNIPYRIYGGLSFYQRKEIRDVLAYFRLIVNPSDSEALKRCINYPARGIGETTINKVSDSARQNQVSLWSVIGDPQFFQLPVNKPTAQKLLNFHDMIYSLSVEAQKLDAYELAVKIIKTVGINEDMLEDNAVETLSRRENIQELLTGIHEFCEQKVNEGETQIGLTDFLSEVSLLTDQDMDTAESTDKLTMMTIHAAKGLEFRNVFIVGMEEDLFPSGYVSSDRELEEERRLFYVALTRAEERCYISYAKSRFKNGQLNFTHPSRFLSDIDQALIDLPADFRQAHVEQPKPLEVYNKNMPPQRPSMSSGPVSSWKRLTPGASKEEASSDTVYQSGGGVTIGNKVYHEKFGTGVVLALEQMDGNWKANIDFGDNGTRALLLKYAKLKILE; this comes from the coding sequence ATGATATCGTTAGAGGCATTGTTGGATCAATTGAATGAAAATCAAAAAGAAGCTGTTGTTTATAATGACGGGCCTTCGTTGGTGATAGCCGGAGCCGGGTCTGGAAAGACGCGTGTACTCACGTTTAAGATTGCTTATTTATTGTTGAATGGATATCATCCTTCCACAATCTTGGCTTTGACATTTACCAATAAGGCTGCACGTGAAATGAAACGACGTATTGCAGATTTGGTAGGGCATGAACGTGCCCGATGGCTTTGGATGGGAACCTTCCACTCCATCTTCTCCCGAATGCTGAGAGCCGAAGCAGAACGAATTGGATTTACCAGAGATTTTACGGTGTACGATGCTTCTGATTCCCGTAGTGTCCTGAAATCAATCATTAAAGAGATGCAACTGGATGATAAGGTGTATAAACCCGGATTAATTCAAAGCCGTATCTCGTATGCCAAGAATAATTTAATTACAGCTTCTTCATATGAAACATATGCTGATCTGTTAAAATCAGATGCAGCTCAACGGATCCCGCAATTTAGCCGCATTTATGCCGAATATGCCTATCAATGCCGTAAAGCAAATGCAATGGACTTTGATGACATGTTGCTCTACGCCAATATTCTTTTCCGTGATTTTCCGGAAGTCTTGGACGATTATCGGAGCCGGTTTCAATTCATTCTGGTTGATGAATATCAGGATACGAATCTGGCACAGCATATCATTGTAAAACGTTTGGCTGAAATCCATCAGCGTATAGCCGTTGTGGGGGATGATGCGCAAAGTATTTATTCGTTCCGTGGCGCAAATATTGATAATATTCTCCAGTTCAAAAGCCAGTTTCCTAATAGCAAACTGTTTAAATTAGAGCAGAATTATCGATCGACACAAAATATTGTTGCGGCAGCCAATAGCTTGATTCAGAAGAATAAAGCGCAGATTCAAAAAAATGTATTTTCAGAAAAGAATAAAGGGACACGAATCCAACTGATATCAGCGCTGACAGATACGGAAGAAGGATATTTGGTGGCAAAAGAAGTGGCTGACCTTTATTATCAGGAACATGACCCATACAGCGACTTTGCCATTCTATACAGGACAAATGCTCAATCCCGGAATTTTGAGGAGGCTCTCCGTGAGCGAAATATTCCATATCGGATTTATGGTGGACTGTCATTTTACCAACGAAAGGAGATTCGCGATGTATTGGCCTATTTCAGGCTAATTGTAAATCCTTCTGACAGTGAAGCCCTGAAGCGTTGCATCAACTATCCTGCCCGTGGCATTGGCGAAACAACTATAAACAAGGTTAGCGATTCTGCCAGACAGAATCAGGTATCTCTATGGTCGGTCATTGGTGATCCTCAGTTTTTTCAATTGCCTGTAAATAAACCAACAGCTCAGAAGTTGCTCAATTTCCATGATATGATTTATTCGCTGTCAGTCGAAGCCCAAAAACTGGATGCATACGAACTGGCAGTAAAGATCATCAAAACGGTAGGAATTAATGAAGACATGCTGGAGGATAATGCTGTGGAAACGCTAAGCCGGCGTGAGAATATTCAGGAATTGCTGACAGGAATTCATGAGTTTTGCGAACAAAAAGTGAATGAAGGTGAAACGCAAATTGGTCTGACGGATTTTCTATCTGAAGTTTCTTTGTTGACCGATCAGGATATGGATACCGCCGAATCAACGGATAAACTTACCATGATGACCATTCACGCCGCAAAGGGATTGGAATTTCGTAACGTCTTTATTGTAGGAATGGAAGAGGACTTATTCCCGTCCGGTTATGTCTCTTCCGACCGCGAACTTGAGGAAGAACGGCGATTGTTCTATGTTGCTTTAACCCGCGCTGAGGAACGTTGTTATATCAGCTATGCAAAAAGTCGATTTAAAAACGGGCAGTTGAACTTTACCCATCCAAGCCGCTTCTTATCAGATATTGACCAGGCTTTGATTGATCTGCCAGCTGATTTCCGCCAGGCGCATGTTGAGCAACCCAAGCCGCTGGAAGTATATAATAAGAATATGCCTCCGCAACGTCCATCAATGTCATCCGGGCCTGTTTCTTCCTGGAAACGGTTAACACCAGGCGCATCCAAAGAAGAAGCATCTTCTGATACCGTATACCAATCAGGTGGAGGCGTGACAATTGGAAACAAGGTCTATCACGAAAAATTTGGCACAGGAGTCGTTCTGGCTTTGGAACAAATGGACGGCAACTGGAAGGCTAACATCGATTTTGGAGATAACGGCACACGTGCTTTGCTTCTCAAGTATGCCAAACTCAAGATTTTGGAATAA
- the tpiA gene encoding triose-phosphate isomerase: MRKNIVAGNWKMNKTLQEGLELAKELNSALSGKTTNCDVIIGTPFIHLASVASAIDTKHIGVAAQNCADKASGAYTGEVSAAMVKSTGAEYVILGHSERREYYSETSEILNSKVALALENGLTPIYCCGEALEVRNANTQNDFVKTQLDETIFNLSADDFKKIVIAYEPIWAIGTGVTASTEQAQEMLAFIRSLIAAKFGKEIAENTSILYGGSCNAKNAAELFSQPDIDGGLIGGASLKAADFLTIINAF, translated from the coding sequence ATGAGAAAAAACATTGTAGCAGGGAATTGGAAAATGAACAAAACCTTGCAGGAAGGACTTGAGTTAGCTAAAGAATTGAACAGTGCGTTAAGTGGCAAAACCACTAATTGTGATGTAATTATCGGAACTCCTTTTATTCACTTGGCTTCCGTAGCATCTGCGATAGATACCAAACATATTGGTGTTGCTGCTCAAAATTGTGCAGATAAGGCATCTGGAGCTTATACGGGTGAAGTTAGTGCAGCAATGGTGAAATCTACCGGTGCAGAATATGTTATTCTTGGACATTCTGAACGCCGTGAATATTACAGCGAAACCAGTGAAATTCTGAATAGTAAGGTGGCTTTGGCTTTAGAGAATGGATTAACACCGATTTATTGCTGTGGAGAAGCGTTGGAAGTACGGAATGCAAATACTCAAAATGATTTCGTAAAAACACAGCTTGATGAAACAATCTTCAACCTGAGTGCAGATGATTTCAAGAAAATTGTCATAGCTTACGAACCCATCTGGGCCATTGGTACTGGCGTTACGGCTTCGACTGAACAGGCCCAGGAAATGCTTGCTTTCATACGTAGTCTTATTGCTGCAAAATTTGGTAAAGAAATTGCAGAAAATACATCTATTCTTTACGGCGGAAGCTGCAATGCAAAAAATGCTGCTGAATTGTTTTCTCAACCGGATATTGACGGTGGCTTAATCGGAGGAGCTTCTTTAAAAGCAGCCGATTTTCTTACGATAATTAATGCTTTCTGA
- a CDS encoding Gfo/Idh/MocA family protein — protein sequence MENRRVKWGILGTGRIAHTFAQALQVVTNSELIAVGSRNKEKATQFASEFKILKAYGSYEELIGDPEVDVVYIATPHNLHEANTILALNHHKHVLCEKPMGVNRKESLRMMEKAKAENLFLMEALWSRFLPNIIKAKELVDAGEIGEVKLLTAFFSIRSVNGPEHRHFNIDLCGGAILDIGIYNIFLSLFLLGKPKSFTAMAGLSEQGGDNSSSYTFKYDKDVLAVMYSSFMGEAPIVAEIIGTKGKLTLEHVWFAPGNIKATYLDGSEKIYSFDIKGNGYEYEAEEAAACILAGKTQSELWSWTDSLQLMEMMDAIRAQCGIVYPKHDL from the coding sequence ATGGAAAATCGACGCGTCAAATGGGGAATTTTAGGGACGGGACGAATTGCACACACATTTGCCCAGGCATTACAAGTTGTAACAAACTCTGAACTGATAGCCGTTGGATCCCGGAACAAAGAGAAAGCAACTCAGTTTGCTTCTGAATTTAAGATATTAAAAGCGTATGGAAGTTACGAAGAACTCATAGGTGATCCCGAGGTTGATGTGGTATATATTGCGACACCACACAATCTGCACGAAGCAAATACCATCCTTGCTCTCAATCATCATAAACATGTACTCTGCGAAAAACCGATGGGAGTCAATCGTAAAGAGTCCCTACGAATGATGGAAAAAGCCAAAGCGGAAAACCTATTCCTGATGGAAGCCCTGTGGAGCCGTTTTCTGCCCAATATTATTAAAGCAAAAGAACTCGTCGATGCGGGGGAGATTGGCGAAGTAAAACTATTAACCGCTTTCTTTTCCATAAGATCGGTAAACGGGCCGGAACATCGCCATTTCAATATTGATTTATGTGGTGGAGCCATCTTAGACATTGGCATTTATAATATTTTCCTGTCCCTGTTTCTACTGGGGAAACCGAAAAGTTTTACAGCTATGGCAGGCCTAAGCGAACAGGGAGGTGACAATAGCAGCAGCTATACATTCAAATATGACAAGGATGTGCTTGCCGTCATGTATTCCTCATTTATGGGAGAAGCACCTATTGTAGCCGAAATCATTGGCACAAAAGGGAAACTTACCCTCGAACATGTGTGGTTCGCCCCGGGCAACATAAAAGCAACTTATCTGGATGGAAGCGAAAAGATCTATTCATTCGACATAAAAGGGAATGGTTATGAATACGAAGCGGAAGAGGCAGCAGCTTGTATCCTGGCCGGAAAGACACAAAGCGAACTATGGAGCTGGACCGATAGCCTGCAATTAATGGAAATGATGGATGCCATCAGAGCGCAGTGTGGAATTGTATACCCTAAGCACGATTTATAG
- a CDS encoding glycosyltransferase family 2 protein: MKTISIVIPAYNEENNIAPLTTAIKSFFPHHRYQYEIIFIDDGSTDNTLTQIQKIAQQDKHVFYLELSRNFGHQNALKAGIDYATGDCVITMDCDMQHPPHLLNSLIEKWEEGYDIVYTRRIENQNTSLVKKESGKIYYHIFNWLAEVNIEKGTADFRLMDRRVVEIFTGFNENDLFIRGLIPWLGFKQTAINYEPNERLSGKTKYSLRKMFLLAINGITSLSIRPLYAAIYLGLTISLLAILAIPFVIISFQPHRHIIFIWASILIAIAFFGGMQLTILGTIGLYIGKIFLQVKHRPLYIVRKTNIPDHQ; this comes from the coding sequence ATGAAAACAATCAGTATTGTTATCCCGGCTTATAATGAAGAAAATAATATTGCTCCCTTAACGACTGCAATAAAGAGTTTTTTTCCACATCATCGGTATCAATACGAAATTATTTTTATAGATGATGGTAGCACTGATAATACACTAACTCAAATACAAAAGATAGCACAACAAGACAAACATGTCTTTTATCTTGAGCTCTCCCGTAATTTTGGACACCAAAACGCATTGAAAGCCGGGATCGATTATGCTACCGGAGATTGTGTCATTACAATGGATTGCGACATGCAACATCCACCACATCTTCTTAATAGTTTAATTGAAAAATGGGAAGAAGGTTATGATATTGTTTATACAAGACGTATAGAAAATCAAAACACATCTTTAGTAAAAAAGGAATCAGGGAAAATATATTATCACATTTTTAATTGGCTGGCAGAAGTCAATATTGAGAAAGGAACAGCCGATTTTCGCTTGATGGACAGACGTGTAGTCGAGATATTCACCGGGTTTAACGAAAATGATCTTTTTATTCGTGGCTTAATTCCATGGTTGGGATTCAAGCAAACTGCTATAAACTATGAACCCAATGAACGGCTCTCGGGAAAAACAAAATACTCACTTCGAAAAATGTTCCTTTTGGCAATCAATGGCATAACATCATTAAGCATCAGACCATTATATGCAGCAATTTACTTAGGATTAACCATCTCCCTGCTGGCAATTTTGGCTATTCCATTCGTAATTATTAGCTTTCAACCTCATCGACATATTATTTTTATCTGGGCATCAATCCTTATTGCAATTGCTTTTTTTGGAGGGATGCAACTTACTATCTTGGGGACAATTGGACTTTATATTGGGAAAATATTCTTACAGGTAAAACACAGACCCTTGTATATAGTTAGAAAAACAAACATCCCTGATCATCAATAA
- a CDS encoding polysaccharide deacetylase family protein, whose protein sequence is MHLLLSFDIEEFDTPNEYGKSLSFEEQMIPSIQGTKQILALLTQKQIKATFFCTVRFAQYAPDLINEMVNAGHEVASHGISHSTFTLTDLADSKQALELITQHPVYGFRMARMMKIAPNEIEKAGYHYDSSLNPTFLPGRYNHYFQPRTIFRNENLWQIPASVTPYLRIPLFWLSLHNMPVKLYIKLLTKTLQHDGYAVIYFHPWEFVDLHQAKFGLPHYICTHSGDPFTSRLATVIDQAKTQNCVFMTFTEYIAKHQPIQ, encoded by the coding sequence ATGCACCTTTTATTAAGCTTTGATATTGAAGAGTTTGATACACCAAATGAATACGGGAAATCCCTATCTTTTGAAGAGCAAATGATACCTTCCATACAAGGAACAAAGCAAATTCTCGCACTACTTACGCAAAAACAGATAAAAGCGACCTTTTTTTGTACTGTCAGATTTGCACAATATGCCCCTGATTTAATAAACGAAATGGTAAATGCCGGACATGAAGTGGCTTCTCATGGCATTTCACATTCTACCTTTACGCTAACAGATTTAGCCGATTCCAAACAAGCACTTGAACTTATCACACAGCATCCTGTCTATGGCTTCCGTATGGCTCGTATGATGAAAATCGCCCCTAACGAAATTGAAAAAGCCGGTTATCATTACGATTCGTCGCTTAATCCAACTTTTCTTCCCGGACGCTATAACCACTATTTCCAGCCGCGCACAATTTTTCGGAATGAAAATCTATGGCAAATTCCTGCCTCTGTAACCCCATATTTGCGGATTCCTTTATTTTGGTTATCCCTTCATAATATGCCCGTCAAACTGTATATCAAACTATTGACAAAAACACTACAACATGATGGATATGCAGTCATCTACTTTCACCCTTGGGAGTTTGTTGATTTACACCAAGCTAAATTTGGACTTCCCCATTATATTTGTACCCATTCGGGAGATCCTTTTACCTCGCGTTTAGCTACGGTCATTGATCAAGCAAAAACACAAAACTGTGTTTTCATGACCTTTACCGAATATATAGCTAAACATCAACCTATACAATAA
- a CDS encoding glycosyltransferase family 87 protein, whose amino-acid sequence MNPLLKSVKTASSKLLNRSFWQDYRTSLIVWIGTGLFIAIKGVVTHSVHNNYLIYKYVFWHVVEKLPLFPPYPHLYQDVNNYGPLFGVIIAPFALLPDWLGVPLWEASLALLLFAAIRQLPLKQWQHAVIFWFSYNSLFTSLTNVQFNIAIVALIILTLTSTRKEKEIWASLFIVIGTLVKLYGIVGLAFLFFSRRKLRFIGWLMVWFIVLGALPMVISSPEYILNQYAAWGHELILKNRENTFSLMQDMSVMGMIRKTTGHFEWSNFPMLAVGAILFLVSYLQFNRYRQAGFQMLTLASVLLFTVLFSTSTEPNTFIIGIVGVAIWFVIQPHSITRWQWILLTLAFVFTSMPSSDLFPAYLRNHYMFPYALLALPCTIIWFTIVYETTFLKHKTYNIT is encoded by the coding sequence ATGAATCCACTACTAAAAAGCGTCAAAACAGCCTCATCAAAATTACTAAACAGATCATTTTGGCAAGATTACCGGACTAGCCTTATTGTATGGATTGGAACCGGATTGTTTATTGCTATAAAAGGAGTAGTGACTCACAGTGTACACAACAATTATCTCATATACAAATATGTATTCTGGCATGTAGTAGAGAAATTACCTCTATTTCCACCCTATCCCCATCTATATCAAGATGTAAATAACTATGGCCCTCTCTTTGGCGTTATCATAGCTCCGTTTGCTTTGCTTCCCGATTGGTTGGGAGTGCCGTTGTGGGAAGCCTCGCTTGCGCTCCTTCTGTTTGCTGCAATCCGGCAACTACCGCTCAAACAATGGCAACATGCTGTTATTTTCTGGTTTTCTTACAACTCACTATTCACTTCCCTTACCAATGTTCAGTTTAATATTGCCATAGTAGCCCTGATTATACTCACCCTGACAAGTACCCGCAAAGAAAAAGAGATATGGGCGTCACTATTCATTGTCATCGGAACGCTTGTAAAACTATATGGCATTGTCGGGCTTGCTTTCCTGTTTTTCTCCAGGCGCAAACTGCGCTTCATTGGCTGGTTGATGGTGTGGTTCATTGTTCTGGGAGCTTTGCCTATGGTAATTTCCTCTCCCGAATACATCCTCAACCAATACGCTGCCTGGGGGCATGAACTCATCTTAAAAAACAGGGAAAATACATTCTCACTCATGCAGGACATGTCCGTCATGGGGATGATTCGCAAGACAACAGGACACTTTGAATGGTCCAACTTCCCCATGCTGGCTGTTGGAGCAATATTATTCCTGGTCTCATATTTACAGTTTAATCGCTATCGTCAAGCAGGATTCCAAATGCTCACGCTGGCATCAGTACTGCTTTTCACCGTCCTGTTTAGCACCAGCACCGAACCGAACACATTCATTATCGGCATAGTTGGAGTTGCAATATGGTTTGTTATCCAACCACACTCCATCACCAGGTGGCAATGGATATTGCTAACACTTGCCTTCGTGTTTACCAGCATGCCGTCATCCGACCTGTTTCCTGCCTATTTGCGCAACCACTACATGTTTCCGTATGCGCTCTTAGCTCTTCCATGCACAATTATATGGTTTACAATTGTTTATGAAACTACATTTTTGAAACATAAAACCTATAACATCACATGA
- a CDS encoding porin family protein, translated as MKKLIILSLILFSGQLLFAQMLSIGVKAGYEAASGYNEMKDLNLSSNVVNELKSGFANGVQVGGWMRIGAKQLYLQPEVLFDFKKASQTVYVDNTPLQSSFKSNTIEVPVLLGYKLIDLKVLNLHVTTGPRFILNAGSSMTQTNSWGSFSSSLTQQVKSGNWGWQFGAGFDILALSINVDYCHYFSPATSFTLNGQTFSTSNSGHVIFLSLGWRLF; from the coding sequence ATGAAAAAGCTTATTATCCTCAGTCTTATCCTTTTCTCAGGACAACTTTTGTTTGCACAAATGTTAAGCATCGGTGTAAAGGCCGGATATGAAGCAGCTTCCGGCTATAACGAAATGAAAGATTTAAATCTTTCCAGTAATGTAGTCAACGAATTAAAATCAGGCTTTGCGAATGGTGTACAAGTTGGAGGATGGATGCGGATCGGAGCCAAGCAACTCTATCTACAGCCTGAGGTACTCTTCGATTTTAAGAAAGCCAGCCAAACCGTGTATGTAGACAATACACCCCTGCAAAGCTCATTCAAATCCAATACAATAGAAGTACCTGTATTGTTAGGATACAAACTCATTGACTTGAAAGTCCTGAATTTGCATGTAACTACCGGTCCCCGGTTTATTCTCAACGCGGGGTCTTCCATGACACAAACAAATAGCTGGGGATCCTTTAGTTCAAGCCTTACCCAACAGGTCAAGAGCGGGAACTGGGGATGGCAATTCGGTGCAGGATTCGATATTCTGGCCTTAAGTATTAATGTGGATTATTGCCATTATTTCTCACCGGCTACATCATTCACATTAAACGGACAAACATTCAGCACCAGCAACAGCGGACATGTCATTTTTCTCTCTCTGGGATGGAGATTATTCTAA